A genomic window from Pseudogulbenkiania sp. MAI-1 includes:
- a CDS encoding sulfide dehydrogenase: MNKTLCALLVCWPVLALADEGAVKLRPGANQEVVARNCVACHSLDYIQMNSRFLDRKGWEASVTKMIKVMGAPIREEDVPLILDYLDQQYGKPK, translated from the coding sequence ATGAACAAGACTCTGTGTGCGCTGCTGGTGTGCTGGCCCGTCCTGGCGCTGGCGGACGAGGGCGCGGTCAAGCTGCGGCCGGGTGCCAATCAGGAGGTGGTGGCCCGCAACTGCGTGGCCTGCCACAGCCTGGACTACATCCAGATGAACTCGCGCTTTCTCGACCGCAAGGGCTGGGAGGCGAGCGTGACCAAGATGATCAAGGTGATGGGGGCGCCGATCAGGGAGGAAGACGTGCCGCTGATCCTCGATTACCTCGATCAA